The window ATCTATCTCAAAGTTAAAACTTTAAACAAAGTTTTCGTGTTTGAACAGAACACTGGTCTTAAAGGTAACGAAAAAGGCAAAAATTGAGTCTGCGCTCGACTTGTGAGTTGTGACGGAAGAGCATATGTCACATTCATCATCTGTATTCGTACAATGCCCTCTTCTCTAAGAAATTGGGAGTCACCACCCCTAGGCCCCCACCACTTTATCTTCATTTTATGATTGGCTCTATGTCTTTGCCTGTTAAATCAATCACGCGAGTGCTTACGTACGTACTCTGATTCAACCAAAATAATTGAAAAACTTTTTTCCTTGAAGGAAAAGTCAGTCTTAACTCATACTAATATGTAGCTTCAACGAAAGTCACAACTAATTCCACGTATAAATAAAGTGAGAGTACTCTCGTAACTGCAGCATTAAACACTCATGCAATCATACAAGAACTGAAAACAACCACACAGCTttatatttctttctattttctgcTACTAAACTAGGAgtacatctttctttctttctttcaagCATTTTCACAAATGGGTCAGCTCcatattttcttctttcctgtgATGGCTCATGGCCACATGATTCCTACACTAGACATGGCGAAGCTCTTTGCTTCACGTGGTGTTAAGGCCACTATAATCACAACCCCACTCAATGAATTCGTTTTCTCCAAAGCTATTCAAAGAAACAAGCATTTGGGTATCGAAATCGAAATCCGTTTGATCAAATTCCCAGCTGTTGAAAACGGCTTACCTGAAGAATGCGAACGCCTCGATCAAATCCCTTCAGATGAGAAGCTCCCAAACTTTTTCAAAGCTGTAGCTATGATGCAAGAACCACTAGAACAGCTTATTGAAGAATGTCGCCCCGATTGTCTTATTTCAGATATGTTCCTTCCTTGGACTACTGATACTGCAGCAAAATTTAACATTCCAAgaatagtctttcatggcacaaGCTTCTTTGCTCTTTGTGTTGAGAATAGCGTCAGGCTAAATAAGCCTTTCAAGAATGTGTCCTCAGATTCTGAAACTTTTGTTGTACCGGATTTGCCTCACGAAATTAAGCTGACCAGAACCCAGGTGTCTCCGTTTGAGCGATCTGGGGAAGAGACGGCTATGACCCGGATGATAAAAACAGTCAGGGAATCAGATTCAAAGAGCTATGGAGTTGTTTTCAACAGTTTCTATGAGCTTGAAACAGATTATGTTGAGCATTATACTAAGGTGCTGGGTAGAAGAGCTTGGGCTATTGGCCCTCTATCGATGTGCAACAGGGACATTGAAGATAAAGCTGAAAGAGGAAAGAAATCCTCTATTGATAAACACGAGTGCTTGAAATGGCTTGATTCGAAGAAACCAAGTTCCGTCGTTTACATTTGTTTTGGAAGCGTAGCGAATTTCACTGCATCACAACTGCACGAACTTGCTATGGGAGTTGAAGCTTCCGGACAAGAATTCATTTGGGTTGTTAGAACAGAACTAGACAACGAAGATTGGTTGCCTGAAGGATTCGAGGAAAGAACGAAAGAGAAAGGTTTAATAATAAGAGGATGGGCACCCCAAGTACTAATTCTTGATCACGAATCTGTGGGAGCTTTTGTTACACATTGTGGTTGGAATTCAACACTAGAAGGAGTTTCAGGAGGGGTTCCAATGGTAACATGGCCTGTATTTGCTGAGCAATTTTTCAATGAGAAGTTAGTGACTGAGGTTTTGAAAACTGGAGCTGGTGTTGGTTCGATACAATGGAAGAGATCAGCTAGTGAAGGAGTGAAAAGAGAAGCAATAGCTAAGGCAATAAAGAGAGTAATGGTGAGTGAAGAAGCAGATGGATTCAGAAACAGAGCTAAAGCGTATAA of the Nicotiana tabacum cultivar K326 chromosome 7, ASM71507v2, whole genome shotgun sequence genome contains:
- the LOC107826982 gene encoding scopoletin glucosyltransferase, with amino-acid sequence MGQLHIFFFPVMAHGHMIPTLDMAKLFASRGVKATIITTPLNEFVFSKAIQRNKHLGIEIEIRLIKFPAVENGLPEECERLDQIPSDEKLPNFFKAVAMMQEPLEQLIEECRPDCLISDMFLPWTTDTAAKFNIPRIVFHGTSFFALCVENSVRLNKPFKNVSSDSETFVVPDLPHEIKLTRTQVSPFERSGEETAMTRMIKTVRESDSKSYGVVFNSFYELETDYVEHYTKVLGRRAWAIGPLSMCNRDIEDKAERGKKSSIDKHECLKWLDSKKPSSVVYICFGSVANFTASQLHELAMGVEASGQEFIWVVRTELDNEDWLPEGFEERTKEKGLIIRGWAPQVLILDHESVGAFVTHCGWNSTLEGVSGGVPMVTWPVFAEQFFNEKLVTEVLKTGAGVGSIQWKRSASEGVKREAIAKAIKRVMVSEEADGFRNRAKAYKEMARKAIEEGGSSYTGLTTLLEDISTYSSTGH